One genomic window of Anser cygnoides isolate HZ-2024a breed goose chromosome 11, Taihu_goose_T2T_genome, whole genome shotgun sequence includes the following:
- the LOC106047432 gene encoding olfactory receptor 6B1-like — MEENSTQINMFLLLGFPGLMDLKVLFFIVLLLTYILTVMENVVIISLIKTNHELYKPMYFFLGHLSFIEVWYISVTIPKLLANFIAEDRSISFVGCMTQIFFFSSFMCTECVLLSAMAYDRYVAICQPLRYLVIMTYQMCIYLIALSWFSGFTVSLIKISFISQLEFCGPQVINHFFCDISPVLNLACTDMSVAEMVDFVLALFILLVPLSITIVSYLLIITTILHIPTTQSKKKAFSTCASHLTVVTIFFSAALFMYARPKKIDPYDLNKLVSAVYTIVTPILNPFIYCLRNQELKRALKKVLSEKISIYKVSRSITSLQMQG, encoded by the coding sequence ATGGAAGAGAATTCTACCCAGATCAACATGTTCCTCTTGCTAGGATTCCCAGGCCTAATGGACTTGAAGGTATTGTTCTTCATAGTACTACTACTGACATACATTTTAACTGTTATGGAGAATGTGGTCATCATTTCCCTAATCAAAACAAACCATGAGCTCTACAAacccatgtatttttttcttggtcatCTCTCCTTCATCGAGGTCTGGTACATCTCAGTTACTATCCCCAAACTCTTGGCAAATTTCATTGCTGAAGACAGAAGTATTTCCTTTGTGGGATGCATGacccaaatatttttcttcagctccttCATGTGCACTGAATGTGTCCTTCTCTCTGCCATGGCATATGATCGTTATGTGGCTATCTGTCAACCATTGCGCTATCTGGTCATCATGACATACCAAATGTGTATATACCTGATAGCTCTCTCCTGGTTCAGTGGGTTCACTGTATCTTTGATCAAGATCTCCTTCATCTCTCAGTTGGAGTTTTGTGGTCCCCAGGTAATTAACCATTTTTTCTGTGATATCAGCCCCGTGCTAAACCTCGCCTGTACTGATATGTCAGTGGCAGAGATGGTAGACTTTGTGTTGGCCTTATTCATCCTGCTTGTTCCTCTCTCCATCACTATTGTCTCCTACCTATTAATTATCACGACAATCCTGCATATCCCCACCACCCAAAGTAAGAAGAAAGCTTTCTCCACGTGTGCTTCCCACCTAACTGTGGTCaccattttcttctcagctgcCCTCTTTATGTATGCTCGGCCCAAGAAGATCGATCCTTATGACTTGAATAAGCTTGTGTCAGCTGTGTATACTATTGTCACTCCCATCTTAAACCCCTTCATTTACTGTCTGAGGAATCAGGAACTGAagagagcattaaaaaaagttctttctgaaaaaatcaGTATCTATAAAGTCTCCAGATCCATCACTTCTCTCCAAATGCAAGGATAA
- the LOC106047431 gene encoding olfactory receptor 12D3-like, translating into MLNHSEVSEFILLGLTDIQGLQYFFFISFLLLYLTSLLGNGVIVTMVISEPQLHTPMYFFLGNLSCLDIFYSTVTVPKMLTGFLFGHQPISLAGCLAQLYFFHFLGSTEAVLLATMAYDRYVAICNPLCYTLVMSPRTCLLLAVASWSIGFVHAMMHSIMTSQLSFCGHNQIHHFFCDIKPLLNLACSSTSLNMILLNVVTTSIALGPFILIVLSYLYIISFLFQKVQSQEGRWKPFSTCASHLTVVALMYIPLFFNYTPPSSGSSSIMDMQVSVMYSAITPALNPLIYTLRNQEVRSALNKILGRKLSWWKVTKTGTRFRMWLLHHSYLQEKRSKGCCITRD; encoded by the coding sequence ATGCTGAACCACTCAGAGGTCAGTGAGTTCATCCTTTTGGGCCTCACCGATATCCAAGGTCTACAatactttttcttcatctccttcCTGTTGCTCTACCTAACTAGTCTTCTGGGAAATGGTGTCATTGTGACCATGGTGATATCTGAGCCGCAGCTCCACACACCGATGTACTTCTTCCTGGGGAACCTTTCCTGCCTGGACATTTTTTACTCTACAGTTACTGTTCCCAAGATGCTGACTGGTTTTCTCTTTGGGCATCAGCCTATTTCTCTTGCTGGGTGCTTGGCCCAGCTCTACTTCTTCCACTTTCTGGGCAGTACTGAGGCTGTGCTCCTGGCCACCATGGCTTATGACCGCTATGTGGCCATTTGCAACCCGCTGTGCTACACCCTTGTCATGAGCCCAAGGACTtgtctgctgctggctgtggccaGCTGGTCCATTGGTTTTGTACATGCCATGATGCATTCAATTATGACCTCTCAACTGAGTTTCTGTGGGCATAACCAAATTCATCACTTTTTCTGTGATATCAAGCCACTGTTGAATTTGGCTTGTAGTAGTACCAGCCTCAACATGATCCTCCTTAATGTTGTCACCACATCTATTGCTCTAGGCCCATTCATTCTCATAGTCCTTTCCTATCTATACAtcatctccttcctcttccagaaAGTCCAGTCTCAGGAAGGAAGATGGAAGCCCTTCTCCACCTGTGCCTCTCACCTTACGGTTGTGGCACTAATGTACATACCACTGTTCTTCAATTATACACCTCCATCCTCAGGCAGCTCCTCTATAATGGACATGCAGGTGTCTGTCATGTACAGTGCCATCACCCCAGCTCTGAACCCCTTGATCTACACTCTTAGGAACCAGGAGGTGAGATCTGCCCTGAATAAAATATTAGGGAGAAAACTCTCCTGGTGGAAAGTGACCAAAACAGGAACAAGATTCAGAATGTGGTTACTCCACCATTCATATTTACAAGAGAAGAGATCAAAAGGATGCTGTATTACAAGAGACTAA